Part of the Bacillus sp. (in: firmicutes) genome is shown below.
AAATAACCGTCAAAGGGATGCAGCGGCTTATATCACTTGCATTGAATCAATATGGTGCTAGCATCGGGGAGCTTTTTCCGCCATCAATCTTAAAAAAATATAAATTATTAACTAAAAAAGAGGCCATCTTTCAACTTCATCAGCCGATAAGTGCCGAACATTTAAAACAAGCAAGGAGACGTCTTGTTTATGAGGAATTTTTGCTTTTTCAATTAAAAATGCAGGCATTAAGGAAGTTTGAAAGAGAACAAAGTGGTGGAGTTTCGCAGGTCTTTTCCAAAGAAGTGGTCAATCAGTTTATCACCTCTTTACCATTCCCGTTAACAAATGCTCAAAAAAGAGTAGTTGATGAGATTCTTAACGATATGGCTTCACCTTACCGAATGAACCGCCTGTTGCAAGGCGATGTGGGCTCTGGAAAAACGGTTGTGGCAGCCATTGCTTTATTTGCAACAATCAGGGCAGGATATCAAGGGGCCTTAATGGTACCGACTGAAATTTTAGCTGAGCAGCATGCCGCCTCCCTTTCAGTTATTTTAGAGCTGCAGCAAATAAAAACGGCTCTGTTAACAAGCTCGATTAAAGGCAAGAAAAGACAAGAAATACTTGGACAATTAAGAGATGGGGAAATTGATGTATTAATTGGCACCCATGCGTTGATTCAAGACGAAGTTAATTTTAATAGACTTGGCTTAGTGATTACCGATGAACAACATCGCTTTGGAGTTGAACAACGGCGTGTTTTAAGAGAAAAAGGCGAAAGCCCTGACGTATTATTTATGACAGCGACTCCGATTCCACGGACACTGGCAATTACTGTATTTGGCGATATGGATGTATCGATTATTGATGAAATGCCGGCAGGACGAAAGCAAATTGAAACGTATTGGGTAAAAGACAAAATGCTTGAACGGGTTTTGCAATTTATCCATAAGGAAATCGTAAAAGGGAGACAAGCTTATGTTATTTGTCCGTTAATCGAGGAATCGGAAAAACTCGATGTGCAAAATGCGATTGATGTTCATAGTATGCTTGTTCAATATTATCCTACCTCTATTCAAGTTGGCTTAATGCATGGCAGGCTTCTTGCTAGTGAAAAAGACGATGTTATGAAAAAATTTAGCGAAAATGAATATCAAATTCTTGTTTCAACAACTGTTGTTGAAGTCGGCGTTAACGTACCTAATGCCACTGTAATGGTTATTTATGATGCCGAAAGATTCGGTCTTTCTCAGCTCCATCAATTAAGAGGGCGTGTTGGTCGCGGCAGCGACCAGTCCTATTGTATTCTAATAGCAGATCCAAAGTCTGATGTCGGAAAAGAACGGATGAATATTATGACCGAGACAAATGATGGTTTTGAACTATCACAAAAAGATTTGGAATTAAGAGGACCTGGAGACTTTTTTGGCAAGAAACAAAGCGGTTTACCAGAATTTAAGCTTGCCGATATGGTTCATGACTATAAAATATTGGAAGTTGCCAGAAATGATGCGGCAAAACTAATTGACTCAACTGCTTTTTGGAAAAGCGAGGAATTCCTCCTATTACGTAGCTTTCTAGAAAAAACAGGAGTCTTAAAGGGTAAAAAACTAGATTAAAAGGAAAATAAGGCTTGCAAGCATGTTTGAAAATCCCTATACTACTATTAGTACCTAGTCATAGTATCGGAAGGTGAAATCAGTGCGATTATCAAAAAAAGAGAGACAAAGAGTTTTAAAAGCGACAATTGATGAAACTCCATTTATCACTGATGAAGAGCTTTCAAAGAAATTTAATGTCAGCATTCAAACGATTCGCTTAGATCGGCTTGAATTATCAATCCCGGAGCTCCGTGAAAGAATAAAGGATGTAGCGAAATCTAAGTTAGA
Proteins encoded:
- the recG gene encoding ATP-dependent DNA helicase RecG, which translates into the protein MNNLNEEIINIKGIGEETASTLNEMGIHTIRELLQYFPYRYEDFRIRDMRDVKHDERITVEGKVHSEPSLTFYGRNKSRLLVRVFVNQILISVIFFNQPYLKKQIAIGDTVTITGKWDQHRQTITGNILKKGSVIRKQALEAVYSVRGKITVKGMQRLISLALNQYGASIGELFPPSILKKYKLLTKKEAIFQLHQPISAEHLKQARRRLVYEEFLLFQLKMQALRKFEREQSGGVSQVFSKEVVNQFITSLPFPLTNAQKRVVDEILNDMASPYRMNRLLQGDVGSGKTVVAAIALFATIRAGYQGALMVPTEILAEQHAASLSVILELQQIKTALLTSSIKGKKRQEILGQLRDGEIDVLIGTHALIQDEVNFNRLGLVITDEQHRFGVEQRRVLREKGESPDVLFMTATPIPRTLAITVFGDMDVSIIDEMPAGRKQIETYWVKDKMLERVLQFIHKEIVKGRQAYVICPLIEESEKLDVQNAIDVHSMLVQYYPTSIQVGLMHGRLLASEKDDVMKKFSENEYQILVSTTVVEVGVNVPNATVMVIYDAERFGLSQLHQLRGRVGRGSDQSYCILIADPKSDVGKERMNIMTETNDGFELSQKDLELRGPGDFFGKKQSGLPEFKLADMVHDYKILEVARNDAAKLIDSTAFWKSEEFLLLRSFLEKTGVLKGKKLD